A segment of the Desulfurococcus mucosus DSM 2162 genome:
CACCCATGTAATCAACCCTGTTTTCTCGAGCAGAGTGTGCTTCCTCACTATCGGTGAAAGATAGTCATCCCTGTTCAAGGAGACATTTATGCCTGGATGATACGGGCCTGTCGCAGGCATGACGACTAAGAGCCCCCCTGTCTCTAAGGGTATCTTCATAAACACGGGGAACCTGTAAGAGCCGAGGCATTTAAGACTTGGGTGTTCATGACCTATAACCACGATGTCCCTGCCGGCTACATCCACGTCTTCATGCCCGTGAACTATCAGTATCCTTCGGGAGTCAGCGGTGACTTCAATCGAGTTCACGAGTTCAACGTTCAGCCTTCTCAAAACCGGTTTCAGGTAGTTGTCATGATTGCCCCTTACCACCTCGACCTCACGAATACCTTTCTCCCTGAGCCAGGTGACGAATTCCACTACTTCGTCCCTCTCCTGCCTGAGCAGCCTGTCAAACGCGTGCTTCAGGTCACCGTTTACTACAACCCTATCTATGTCGAGCACGCTACTGGCTTTGACAAGGTACTCTATGGCTCGCCTCAACTGGATCCTCGGCAGGAATACGCCGGCGTAGCTGCTGCTTCCTCTAAGACTATAGGTCAGGCCCCTTGAAGCAGCTTCCTCGAATCCCAAGTGTAGATCCGCCATTACAAGCATCTTGTGCTGTGGAATGTAGAGGAAGGGGGTTCCAGCAACAACATATAAGCCTGTATCAACCCCCTTCACCAGCGGCCTCAGCACCATGACCCGTGATACCTCTTCAAAGCATCCCTGGGGATTAAGGAATAGTGAAGCGGGCCCGCCGGGATTTGAACCCGGGACCTACGGGTTAAGAGCCCGCCGCTCCACCAGGCTGAGCTACGGGCCCACGCCTATTCAATAACCATAAGCAAGCGTGGTTTTTAAATATTTCACGGCTTACTCGACGCAGCCAGCAATCTGGAGGCAGTGATAGGGTCACGCCATCCCTGTTTAAATAGTGGAAGCCAGGATAGTTGGTTCAGGGGAAGGTTTAACCTTGTCTACCAACCAGAGGAAAACCCGCTCCAGGAAGCTCACCGAGTTCATGGCACCGAAGAGCAGGGCAAGCGAGGAGCCAAGGGAACCTCAACCCCAGCCCAAGGAGAGCGGGCAGCAAGAGCGCCAGGAAACCGGTATCGATGAAATCAAAGAGATTATCTTAAGGAAGACGAGGGCTGCTCAGAAGAGCAGTAGGGATGCAGTGAACAGGGAAACTGTTGAAACACCTGTACAGGATAATGTGAACGGGAAGATCATGAGCACAATAGAGGCCATAGCTGCATCCAGCCATGTGAGAATCGTTGAGTGCGATCAGCAGGGGGTGTGCAACGATGGCAGGAGAATTGGGGAAGTATTCACAGATGAATACGGGCTTAAACGTCAACGAGGCTTCATCAACACGACCCGGCTACCAATATTTCTCGACTTCATTGTAGAGGAGGCTGAGGCAAACCCGGTGTTGAAGAAGGCCTACGTTGTTAGAACCGCTAGGGGCTCGCTTGCACTGGTTCCAGACGACTTCATATGTGAGCTTAACTCCCGATACGGAATAATTGTTTCATCCATGGATAAATGCGTCAACTACCGGAGTAACCCGTGGAGAGAGAGGAATAGGGCCCCGAGGAAAAAATAGTATTGCGGTTTAATCTTAGGCTGCAGGCCTGTAAAGGGCCTCCTTCACATCGATATCCATTAACCTCGGCGTCCTCTTGCGGCGTCTACGCTTCACGCCCGTTGGCTCCCACTTCATGTCAGGTGTTCCAAGGCTTCCATCAGGGAACTCTATTATCTTCTTCAACGCTAGTAGGTGATTCACTGCTCTCCGAACCCTGTCCTCGCCGGCTATCCCGCTGAACTCCCTCACCAGTTCCTGGAAGAACACTGGCCTACCCTTGTTCCGTATTGCATCGTACACGGCGTCGGGGAGTTCGAAGTCCCTTGGAGCTATCTCGATCAATATATCGGTATCCTCATACACTACTTTACTCTTCCGAACCATACTCTTCACCATTTTAATTCTATGTGGGATAGCAATATATAAACTTTTTTCAGTATTCAATCCCACTAAGACAGGCTTCAAGGGAGCTAGGGCTCAGGGAACACCCATACAGAAACCTATGGTACCCATGCGTGTCGACATGGTGCATCAGGCGTCACGGGATAGTTCATAGTATATATATCCATACATACCATACATAGAGAACGGTGTAAGGTCATGAACCCTCTGCTCGCTGGAAGAGGCGAGAAGGTACTGCTCATGGGGAACGAGGCTATAGCAAGAGCCTCCCTGGAGGCAGGGATATGCGTCGCCACCGCGTACCCTGGTACTCCTTCAACAGAGATAATTGAGGCCCTGAGTGAGGTTGCAGGCGAGTGCGGGATATATGTCGAGTGGAGTATTAATGAGAAGGTAGCCTTTGAAACAGCATATGGAGCCGCGATAACCGGTGTGAGAAGCCTTACCGCGATGAAACATGTCGGCGTAAACGTCGCCTCAGACATATTGATGAGCAGTGCTTACTCTGGGGTGAAAGCCGGCTTCGTAGTGGTCTCAGCCGACGATCCAGGTGCACACAGTAGCCAGAATGAGCAGGACAACAGGTGGTACGGGATGCTTGCACACATACCGGTGGTCGAACCCAGTAGTGCAAGGGACGCTTACTATCTAACCAAAGAGGCGTTCGAGCTAAGCACGAGGTACGAGCACCCGGTTATCCTTAGAACCACTACAAGAGTCAGCCACACGAGGCAGCCAGTGGAATTAAACGGAGACATACTGCGGGAAAAGAAGTGTACAGGAGTATTCGACAAGGATCTAGATAGATGGGTGCTTGTTCCAGCCAATGCGAGGAAGCTGAAGACACGTGTGGTAGGGATCTGGGAAGCCGTGATGAATAACGAGGGGAGGGAGCCGTTCATACGTGTAATTAACCCGGGCATGAAGCGTGTTGTCGTTGCAAGCGGCATAAGCTATACGCATGCAGAGGAAGCACTCAGGCTTCTCGACTCGTTGAACAATGTGACACTTGTCAAAGTATCGCTCCCGGTTCCACTGCCACCCAAGCCGATCTCAAGCGTGCTGAAAGACGCTGAGGAAGCACTCGTCGTCGAGGAACTAGACCCCGTAGTGGAAATGCAGGTGAAGAACATTGTGGCTGATGAAGGCCTAGATGTAAGGGTCCACGGCAGGAACCTTGTGCCAGGGAACGGTGAGCTCTCAGTGGACAGGGTTCTCACACCCATAGCAAAGTTCCTTGGGAAGGATACTGCGACCCCATGGCGGGGAGTAGGGGAAGTCTCGCTTAACCCCCCTATACCTCCACGACCCCCTGTTCTCTGCGCAGGTTGCCCGCATAGAAGCACCTATTACATTGTTAAAGTAGCCCTCAACAAGGCTGGTGTGAGAGATGCCGTGTTCACAGGCGACATCGGATGCTACACGCTGGGGTATCAGAAGCCCTTCGAAACCCAGATGACATGCTTCGAGATGGGCGGCAGCCTGGGCATCGCTCATGGATTTGGAAAAGTGTTGCGTCAAACCGTGATAGCCGTGATAGGTGATTCCACATTCTTCCACGCAGGCATCCCCCCGGCGATAAACATAGTTTACAATAACTCAAGGGTTATCCCGCTAGTGCTCGATAACTCGACAACAGCGATGACGGGTCATCAACCACACCCCGGCACTGGTGTAACTGCAATGGGTCTAGAGACCAGGAGAATTCTCCCAGAGGATATACTGAGGGAAGCAGGCTTCAAGACCGTGGTTATCAATCCGTTGAGAGTCAAGGAGTCGATAGACCTTCTTACCCAGGCGTTAAAGGACTACTTGAAGGGTGAGAGGATAGCTATAGTCTCCAGGATGAGGTGCGCCCTGGAAGTACTGCGGGATGCCAGGAGGAGAAGAGTCGTGCTCCCCGTGTACACGGTTATTGAGGACAAGTGTACAGGGTGCAATGCGTGCATCAACCTGACGGCATGCCCAGCCATAGTTATACCCACTGGATCCAGGAAGCCTGTCATACTGGAAGAGCTGTGCGCCGGGTGCGGTCTCTGTGCATCAATATGTCCATTCAAAGCCATATCGGTGAAGAACCAGCCGAGCACCGAATGGGAGAAGCTGTGGTGACACCTATGAAGACCCGTTTCAACCTAGTGTTAATTGGTGTTGGCGGCCAAGGTATAATAACGCTGGGAAGGCTCATCGGCCTCGGGTGCATGCATAGAGGCGTTGATGTAAGTGTCGCAGAGGTACATGGAATGAGCCAGAGAGGGGGAAGCGTAGTGGTGCATGTAAGGATAGGTGAGGGCGAAAGCCCCATAATACCTGTGGCCGGGGCTCACAGTATTATAGCGATGGAGATGCTTGAGAGCGTGAGAAGCCTAGTGTACGCCAACAATGATACCACACTAGTGATCAACGACTTCCTGTGGCCTCCACCACTCTCAAAGTACCCGTCACGGGAGGCCATACTTACCGCTATATCTGGGAAAGGCTTAAGGCACTACGTGTATGATGCTAACAAGGCAAGCATGGAAGTAACCGGGTCACCGATCTCATCGAATGTCGCACTACTAGGGTTCACGCTAGCCGTAGATAAAGAACTCTCTAAATACATAAGTCTAGAGGATGTAGAGTGGGCTATTGGCAGAGCCTTCAGGGGAGCAGTGGCAGAGATCAATAAAAGGCTCCTCAGGAAATCATATGAGGATGGGTTGAAGAATGCAACATGACAGCCTCCTCGGGCTACTTGAGGAAGCGATAGACCTCATCGATAAACTAGAGAAAACAGTCTACGCCCTAGAGCCAGGGAGCCAGGTAACCCCTGGAACAGTGTATCAGTTATACAGTAATCTAGTGTTGTTAAGGGAGAAGATAGTGGAGGCCAGGCTGAAGGCCTCATCCTGTGTAGAAGAATAGTTTTCACGGTATAAGGCCTCCCATGTCAATAACCATATGTTACAGAGCCCAAATACTCCACTTCAACCATGTAAGAATGCGGATCCATGAACAATATGTGGGATGCACTCACCTTCCTGACACCGCTCATGGCTGAGGAAACCCATTCATGGGTTCTGAGCTCGTTCACCATGACTCTACGGGTGTAGGCCTTCCGAGCTTTAAGGTAGCCAACTATTACCGGGTGCCTGCCACCAATTAGGATTGCTGTTCCACAGTACATGTTGTTAATCACTATGGGACCCCCACTACTTGCGACCACGCATGTGTCCCCTGCAAGCAACCACACTTTTCCCCTACCATGTAGCAAGAGATTCTCCCCGGTAGCAAGCCTCACCGAGAACCAACCGCTCACCAAAATGTTCTCAGCATGTACCACCTGCTCCCGTACCACTCCGACTAGCACTTTCTCCCCATGAATGCCCCCACCGTCCTCAGGCATGCTTCGCATTTACCTGTACACCATGCTGGATAATTAATTGATGAAGGCCGTGAATAAAGGTTAAACCGGGTCAGCCCCAGGCTTAGGCTCTATGAATCTGACCTAGAAGAACCCGGGCACATATAGCCTGCTCCGACAGTTAAAGGGGAAGCAAGCATAGTCCTCATAGGACAGGAGGCTGGTCAACTATAGGGTTAAGTATTCAACACGGAGTATCTAGATGCAGGGTGGAGGCGGATTAGAACCCAGGGGGCTGATCCCAGTGGAGGTCATCGGTCTGGATGAAGGCATAGTGGAGAGGGTTGCGAGAACGCTGAGAAACAATCCGGAGAGGATTAGCACTATCGACCTCTGCGATACAAGGTTCTACCCCTCATGCAGCGAGGATGTAGAGAGCGTCGCAAGATACTTTATTGTAATGGTAGCCATGGATCACAGGTTGAGTAGGCCTGGCAAGCCCTATGAGGCCGAGCTGGAGGACGGCGTTTACCGTGGCGCAGAATTACTATATAGGCTTGGAATGAGAAAATACATGGAGGATCCAGGGTTCTTCAACCCAGAGCACCTGGCCAG
Coding sequences within it:
- the iorA gene encoding indolepyruvate ferredoxin oxidoreductase subunit alpha, translated to MNPLLAGRGEKVLLMGNEAIARASLEAGICVATAYPGTPSTEIIEALSEVAGECGIYVEWSINEKVAFETAYGAAITGVRSLTAMKHVGVNVASDILMSSAYSGVKAGFVVVSADDPGAHSSQNEQDNRWYGMLAHIPVVEPSSARDAYYLTKEAFELSTRYEHPVILRTTTRVSHTRQPVELNGDILREKKCTGVFDKDLDRWVLVPANARKLKTRVVGIWEAVMNNEGREPFIRVINPGMKRVVVASGISYTHAEEALRLLDSLNNVTLVKVSLPVPLPPKPISSVLKDAEEALVVEELDPVVEMQVKNIVADEGLDVRVHGRNLVPGNGELSVDRVLTPIAKFLGKDTATPWRGVGEVSLNPPIPPRPPVLCAGCPHRSTYYIVKVALNKAGVRDAVFTGDIGCYTLGYQKPFETQMTCFEMGGSLGIAHGFGKVLRQTVIAVIGDSTFFHAGIPPAINIVYNNSRVIPLVLDNSTTAMTGHQPHPGTGVTAMGLETRRILPEDILREAGFKTVVINPLRVKESIDLLTQALKDYLKGERIAIVSRMRCALEVLRDARRRRVVLPVYTVIEDKCTGCNACINLTACPAIVIPTGSRKPVILEELCAGCGLCASICPFKAISVKNQPSTEWEKLW
- a CDS encoding indolepyruvate oxidoreductase subunit beta, which produces MKTRFNLVLIGVGGQGIITLGRLIGLGCMHRGVDVSVAEVHGMSQRGGSVVVHVRIGEGESPIIPVAGAHSIIAMEMLESVRSLVYANNDTTLVINDFLWPPPLSKYPSREAILTAISGKGLRHYVYDANKASMEVTGSPISSNVALLGFTLAVDKELSKYISLEDVEWAIGRAFRGAVAEINKRLLRKSYEDGLKNAT
- a CDS encoding metallophosphoesterase, which encodes MVLRPLVKGVDTGLYVVAGTPFLYIPQHKMLVMADLHLGFEEAASRGLTYSLRGSSSYAGVFLPRIQLRRAIEYLVKASSVLDIDRVVVNGDLKHAFDRLLRQERDEVVEFVTWLREKGIREVEVVRGNHDNYLKPVLRRLNVELVNSIEVTADSRRILIVHGHEDVDVAGRDIVVIGHEHPSLKCLGSYRFPVFMKIPLETGGLLVVMPATGPYHPGINVSLNRDDYLSPIVRKHTLLEKTGLITWVNLGSVDQATSRLMDSTSATELLDIDRYVEDNVEVAVVEFRDIETAHILCSFE